In Lycium barbarum isolate Lr01 chromosome 9, ASM1917538v2, whole genome shotgun sequence, the DNA window AGCTAAGTTCTCAGCCGCACAAACCCCCCTTGAAAATTGGAGTCTTTTAGCCTAAAAATTCCATAGAAACAAAAGCCTTCGTTTTTGTCGCTAAAATCCCCCAAGCaaaattttcaattttctcaATCTCTCTTATGTCTGTGAATTGAGTTTTGAAGTGTTTGAGTGTGTATCGAAGGCTtcgcacccatttcgctgcacccggaaAAGGTCCATAATTCTCCTTTTACTTCGCATTTTCGTTTCAGTTCTGTTTGGTTCATGCTTGTATATAGCTTTTATTGAATTTTATGGATGATATGTttagtctttttttttgttttggtatGTTAGGAAACTAAAGTAACTGTTGCACTCCCGTTTTTCCTTTTGTTCTTTGAGTATGTTGTATTTAGGCCATATTATATGTGTTATAGGTTAATTTAAGTATTGACTAAGCGCATGCCCGCTGAAGTCTGTTCCAAGTATATTTATTCCCTTTAAGTTGTATTTTATTCTTCGCTGAAGTCTGAATATCAAGGTAGAGAAGTGATTTGTGTGTTCGATTTGATATTTTAGAGTCGAATTTGTCGTCGATATTCATTTTCTCTTCATTCCTGCTCATTCTATGTTTCTGAAGTATTTTTCAGCATATCTTAGGTAACTTGATGTTCAGCATTTTCCTTTCTTCGTTTTGAATCACTTCCATGATCTTAGCAAAATGCGTTTCTGTGTGGTTGAATGCTCTTAGATTAAGCATGTTTAAAGTAAGATGAAATGCTAAAATGAAACGTGGCCTGACTTAATGGTCTTAGAGTGTGGTTCCTCCCTGAAGCTGCCTCTTATGTGTTTATTTATGTGGATGTTCCAAATCTTGACTCGAGTTGTTCTCTCAAATGGTTTTCTTGCCTGAAATTTTCCTATATTGGTGCTGTTAAGCTTGAGGTTTGATGGCCACTCTTTAAGTTcattttagggcatattgtgttTAATTGGAATCCTTACTTTCCTGGAAGATACCTTGTAAGGATGTTTGTGTAGATACCTTTTAACAAGCCAGATTTCCTGCTTTTAAAAGTAATAATTTCTTTCTTTAAGTTAGAAATTTATTATAGAGGCATGTttaacattttttaaaaaaaaatgagtgtCAGAGAATCAATTTTCCCTATAAGAACTTCTTTAACAATGAgctttgaataaaataaaaaaaggataACTAGTCTTGAGAGTCATGTGTGGTTACTGCTTTAATAATGAGAAATTATCTGAGTAAATGTCTCTGAATCGCTTGGCTTAGCTGTTTGCAGGACTATTTGAAGCTTGCTTGTATTCTTTGTCTATATGTTGTTATGATTCACCTAGCCTTTACACTTAAATGTTTTTGAATTATGTGAGATACCCATGAATTTCCTTTTTTGGTATTTTTGAACCTGCCCATGTTTGTTGTCTTATTTCAGTATACAGTATGTATATTGGGGATCCAGTCTAATGATTTGGACTAGCTTTTAAACGATATGTGTGGTTTGGGCAGAATGTTGTTTACTTCCAAAAGATGTTGTATTATTAATAAGACCTCTATCTTTATTAAGCTTTAAACTGCCTTTTGAGACCCAAAAGACATATCAGTCCCTGTTTTCTAAGTATGAAACTCGTGCCATCTGGCTCGCTGTTAGTTCAACTGTGATTAAGCTTAGTACTTGACTTAGTTGGTCTTATTTGTTGTCTGAATATGCTCCCTGGTAGAAGCCTTAAAATTTCTTTTGGGAACTAAGGTAGAAACCATTTCTTTTGTAAGCATGTTTGAAAGCTGCAGCAAAAGGGCATTGCTATGCCTAATTATTTTAAAATCTAAACTCCTCTTTGGAAGTCTTATATTAGAGGAAGTGTGTTCACTTTGGATGATCGGTTAAAGACATGATTTAGTTAAGAAATCAAATTTTTGATGAAATTAGAGTAAAAGATGAAACCTCAGTATGTCTATTATGCTCTTGACCCCAatgattttctcatttttttagaAATAACTATGCCCAAGTAGTAAAGTATGGTAAGCACAACTCTAAACATCACCCCTCAGTCTCAttgttttcttttcttaattCCTCAAGTAGTTTATTTGCTCCGTTTTGGCTCAAATAGgttagcatgatgaatgaatttGTGACTTGGGTAAAACTAAAAGAGGCTATTTGTGATTTTAGTCGAATGGAATTATTAGTTACTGGCAGTGGTGATAGTTTTTTATGGTCATCAGTATGTAGTTTCGATAATAGGAAAAGGATAACTAAAATATACCCGAGTATTATAGGCATCTTTCCTGTTTAGACTTGATATGCGTTGTACATTGCCAGTATACTTAATCTATACTCGGAGCATCTTCACATGAATGAACATGTACTAGCAGGTCCTGTACGTAATGTTACCAATTTCAGTTTGAGTTGTTTAGATTTTGTACGTTTCGTCGCAAGTGTACTTCAGTTgaagtatgtatatgaatgtatattgAAGTACGTTCATGAAAATATATATCCCTATGAATGTGTTAGACAtgaaatatacatagtatatgtgCAATCCATTCTTTTGTTCTTTTAATTTGCGCCATACATTTTAACTTTATTTGTTGATCACATATTAATCCTTtgctttcgtttttatgcatgaccttcgcatacgagtccgagggactcgtcttccgcattcgatgttgggccaaggccctaCGGAACATCATTTCCTCCTTTCTATCCAGTTGTGTCCGCAGCAAAGGAAACAAAATATTGGGCTGTTGGCCCAGGCAAACAGCAACAGATTGCAACAGCCCCCTTAAAAATGGGATGAACTATCCCAGCAGCACTATGGCTATCAgtccgaaaatgggctgagcccatttaaattatctcttcctctgtttattttgtgcatattaatttgagcccatttaactctttctttgttttgttttattagtttagataaatcctaatgaattagtagatttagttttagtaatgggtagttagtttaagagaGACAAACAATCAATTCCatgtttcttctttttatattaaagttatttatagtatccataataTTTACTTATAGAATAATGGATGgtataaaattcatatttttcgAATTAAAGGAGTCACATTCTTAttgtcttaatttcaaaacatcattaatatgcaaacgTAAATTcgaacatattttaaataactttttcaagttttgagtcaatcatgcatatttttaattaagcatagttaataaatgataatgaaaaggagaaagaaaactcgCATCTTGTCTATATTCTTAAAttgcaaaatcaattaatattttgccacttgagttgtttcaaatatttatttaaacattGCACAAACTCGCGTTTCCTTCTACTTATATATTTCatgcaaattttattttaaacaacattattattttaagccttatcaacttttataaattttattttaaatggcatttaaaaaaatttcttttatgcaaattattatattttttctaaATCTTATCTTAAAGCATCATTTTTATATTTCTCCTTAAAAAAGCTAAGCGACATTTCTTTACTctcttttcttaaaatttcaagcatcttatttaacattaattcattaacctaagtttggtcggataaccgtaagttaacggattctaaaggatgcctaaccccttccctttaggataatatagaacccttacctagaatcatattagttaagcagactattaacagaggtttagttaactttaccttagttaataattaggtgccctaattcaccttaaaatcaattaggtggcgactccttaaaacaagcaattcaggaatctccaatatgttgtactccgctttaaTCTCtcaggttaaaatggggtataacaataacTAGAAAAGGGGGATATAAAACTTAAACAGCATAACTGCTTGTCATTGTTCTAAAATGCAGATTTTCACCTTTTAATTGTCGATATAATGGAAGACTGAAAGGGAGTTTTATAACATTTTCACACATGCATCCATAGATAAACACAAAGGTCCTGAGATACTATTGAATTGCcaaaaatatctcataaaaagTATGCTTTACTTTCTATGCACACACTCAGTTACTTTTTTCATCAGGTACAATAAATAACTAGGCAAATCTATCTAGAAGATAAGAGCTTTGCTTCAACAAACTGAAAAAGCATTCTGCAACTGGGGTTGAAGTAAATAAAAGCACTAGCTCCCAGGAATGCCACAATAGATGATGGAACAAAAGTCTCCAAAAATGCATCTTTGAACAGatcatcaatttcatcatcaatttctCCTGGATTTGGATCTGATGCTGCTGTGCTCCTTCCACAAGTTTCCTGGAGAGGTAATCCACAAAGGAAAGGATTGCCTTCATAGCTGCTAGCTTCAAATGTTGCAAACTGGGCCTTCCTATCTGGTGCGCGTCCTGATAAATTGTTGTTTGCCACTGAGAAGACTGATAGAAAGTTTAACTGAACTATTTCCGGGGGAATTCCACCACTCAACTTATTGTTGGATAAGTCCAAGCTTTGTATTTGCTTCAAGTTGGAAAATGCCCTTGGAATGGATCCATTCAGTTGATTATGTGATAAATTTAGAGTATGAATATCACTTAGGAACCCAAGTTCAGGAGAAATTGGACCTATCAATTTATTCATAGAAAGATCGATCCCAGACATATAATTCAAGATGCTTCCTGTATATGACTCATACCTAAGCTTTGAGATAAATTCTATTTCTTCTGCCACATCTGATGAGTAAAATCCAGCTTCAACATATTGGTTTACACGAAGTACGCTTTGATACTCGTACGTCATAAAAGGGCTATACAATGTCCACCCATATTCATCAGTCTCAAAGGTTTGATCATGTGCTTTCTTCCGACCAAATGGTATATCATTCAAACATGAAGGTATGGGACCAGAAAGGCTATTGGAAGAGAGATCTAGTATGCTGATGTTTTGAAGCTGACATAGCTGAAAAGGAATGGAACCTATAAAGTTGTTTCCTTTTAATAAAAGATTTCTCAAATTTGGGAGTAAGCTGATCCACGTTGGAATTTTCCCTGACAGTTTATTATCCTTCATATCTAGTGTCACAAGGGAAGATGATCCATAGAGAGCTCTTGGCAAAGGTCCTGAGAGTTCATTTCCTTGAAGGTGTAAATATTTTAGTGCTGACAGATTGAAACAAGAAGGTATGTTATCAGAAAGACTATTCCATGAAAGGTCTAAAAAACTCAGTTGCACAAGTCTGCAAAAGCCCACTGGTATAGGACCTCTGAAGAAGCTTCTGGACGCACTAAGGGATCTAAGGAAAGAAAATTCCCCTATCCAATCAGGTAGTTTTCCCGAGATTGAGTTATCGCTTAGTTTCAACAGTATCAGTGAGGAGCTTGTAAGAAGTCCAGGTAACAAATGTCCGGAAAAGAGATTATTATCTAAATACAACACCTGGAGCCTTGTGAGGTTCCATCTTTTGGGAAATAACTGCCCCTGCAGCTTATTATGTGAAAGTCTCAGCATAGTCAAATCCTTGCAGCCCATAACCAAATGTTCAGGTAATTCTCCAGTGAAGTTGTTGCTCGACAGATCCAATGAACGCAACTTATTCATATTGCCGATTGAATGAGGAATACTACCTTGAAATGAGTTTCTAGACATGTTCAAATACAACAAATTTGGGAAAATATGGCCAATAGATGCAGGAATGGGGCCCTGAATATCATTCTTAGACACATCAAGCCAAAACAAATCAAGATCTTTAGAATCAGCAGGTAACACAAATTGACCCGTGAATGAGTTTTGAGCAAGACTAAGGAACTCCAATTTTGTGTTGTTTATTAGTAGCCAAGCGGGAAGCTCTCCAACCATAGAATTGTAACTGAGGTTAACAACTCTTAAATCATGCTGGGTCAAAAGAAAGCTCGGAATAGATCTCGTTGGCTCATTGATTTTGCAGTTTGATAGTCGCAGGACTTTTAGCTGAAATAGAGGTTTCCAGGTTGTATTTTCTGTGTATACATGCAACTCCTTGTTAAGGCTATCAAGTTCTAGAACCTCAAGATTGGAGTTGTTAGCAAATGAGCTCAATGAGATGGACCCTTCAAAATGGTTCAAAGAAAGAGAAAGGTATTCAAGGGACTTGAGACTAGACAGGAGATCCGAAGGAATGGTTCCCTCAAGGTTATTTTCAGAAAGTTCAAGGAGACGAAGGGATGTTAAATTGCTGATACATGGAGGAATAGATCCTTTTAGGCTGTTTCGGCTAATATCCAACTCTTGGAGGCTTCTCAAATTACATAAACCTGAAAGGTGAAAAGTTGACAAAGATGAAGCAAGGAAATCTTTTCTTCATGAGGGGAGGTCAAATTTCTTGACATGACAAAGTAATAGCTTTACCTCTGTTATTCAGAGAACTTTAATATGAAACAACAATGATAACTACTCTAGTTTACTAATCTTACCCCATTTTAAGAGTCAAACAAATAAATGTAGGAAGTCCTAACCCTAAATGCATGACTATCCGCCAATTCCTCCTGGAAATCCACTTTAACATGCCGACCCCCAGAGGAAATTGACAAACAAGGCAATGGGTTCCCTCAGTTTTTACTTACGTCTTCCCACCTCCATCTTCACCTTTCACCACAAACAGTTAGATGAACTGACggaattattcttttttttttcctttcttagtAAGCATGAATAATTAATGCAACTTATGATGAATTGGTTAAAGATTCAACCATTAGAGATAATGTATTGGGATAATAAACTAAATTGAGTATCT includes these proteins:
- the LOC132609328 gene encoding receptor-like protein 15 isoform X2, which gives rise to MHISIQGFNGVLRLNKLQILDLSYNSLTEIPSFNGLESIKFLRFSSNRLKNLSTFQELTTLRGLEMLDLGYNDIAGEMPPSIGAMTSLKSLSFRNNELNGSFPEEGLCNLRSLQELDISRNSLKGSIPPCISNLTSLRLLELSENNLEGTIPSDLLSSLKSLEYLSLSLNHFEGSISLSSFANNSNLEVLELDSLNKELHVYTENTTWKPLFQLKVLRLSNCKINEPTRSIPSFLLTQHDLRVVNLSYNSMVGELPAWLLINNTKLEFLSLAQNSFTGQFVLPADSKDLDLFWLDVSKNDIQGPIPASIGHIFPNLLYLNMSRNSFQGSIPHSIGNMNKLRSLDLSSNNFTGELPEHLVMGCKDLTMLRLSHNKLQGQLFPKRWNLTRLQVLYLDNNLFSGHLLPGLLTSSSLILLKLSDNSISGKLPDWIGEFSFLRSLSASRSFFRGPIPVGFCRLVQLSFLDLSWNSLSDNIPSCFNLSALKYLHLQGNELSGPLPRALYGSSSLVTLDMKDNKLSGKIPTWISLLPNLRNLLLKGNNFIGSIPFQLCQLQNISILDLSSNSLSGPIPSCLNDIPFGRKKAHDQTFETDEYGWTLYSPFMTYEYQSVLRVNQYVEAGFYSSDVAEEIEFISKLRYESYTGSILNYMSGIDLSMNKLIGPISPELGFLSDIHTLNLSHNQLNGSIPRAFSNLKQIQSLDLSNNKLSGGIPPEIVQLNFLSVFSVANNNLSGRAPDRKAQFATFEASSYEGNPFLCGLPLQETCGRSTAASDPNPGEIDDEIDDLFKDAFLETFVPSSIVAFLGASAFIYFNPSCRMLFQFVEAKLLSSR
- the LOC132609328 gene encoding receptor-like protein 15 isoform X1, with translation MADFLAIWFLLHVLLHANGSLAFWEEEKIALLKLKDVLNYPNGTALSSWGGKEMDCCKWERIGCSKLTKRVTKLSLNRTRQIELHDKDFFIESSLFLPFEELQELRLDGNLITGFNGVLRLNKLQILDLSYNSLTEIPSFNGLESIKFLRFSSNRLKNLSTFQELTTLRGLEMLDLGYNDIAGEMPPSIGAMTSLKSLSFRNNELNGSFPEEGLCNLRSLQELDISRNSLKGSIPPCISNLTSLRLLELSENNLEGTIPSDLLSSLKSLEYLSLSLNHFEGSISLSSFANNSNLEVLELDSLNKELHVYTENTTWKPLFQLKVLRLSNCKINEPTRSIPSFLLTQHDLRVVNLSYNSMVGELPAWLLINNTKLEFLSLAQNSFTGQFVLPADSKDLDLFWLDVSKNDIQGPIPASIGHIFPNLLYLNMSRNSFQGSIPHSIGNMNKLRSLDLSSNNFTGELPEHLVMGCKDLTMLRLSHNKLQGQLFPKRWNLTRLQVLYLDNNLFSGHLLPGLLTSSSLILLKLSDNSISGKLPDWIGEFSFLRSLSASRSFFRGPIPVGFCRLVQLSFLDLSWNSLSDNIPSCFNLSALKYLHLQGNELSGPLPRALYGSSSLVTLDMKDNKLSGKIPTWISLLPNLRNLLLKGNNFIGSIPFQLCQLQNISILDLSSNSLSGPIPSCLNDIPFGRKKAHDQTFETDEYGWTLYSPFMTYEYQSVLRVNQYVEAGFYSSDVAEEIEFISKLRYESYTGSILNYMSGIDLSMNKLIGPISPELGFLSDIHTLNLSHNQLNGSIPRAFSNLKQIQSLDLSNNKLSGGIPPEIVQLNFLSVFSVANNNLSGRAPDRKAQFATFEASSYEGNPFLCGLPLQETCGRSTAASDPNPGEIDDEIDDLFKDAFLETFVPSSIVAFLGASAFIYFNPSCRMLFQFVEAKLLSSR